The proteins below are encoded in one region of Neoasaia chiangmaiensis:
- a CDS encoding ABC transporter ATP-binding protein, with translation MSETILRLHGIVRRFHSGDEMLTILNGADLSLRPGEIVALVAPSGTGKSTLLHLAGLLEAPQEGEVLIDGNATKHLSDTGRTALRRDRIGFVYQFHHLLAEFTARENVVLPQLIAGVSRKDAEARADDLLKRFGLGHRLHALPGKLSGGEQQRTAIARALANRPRLLLADEPTGNLDIHTSDIVFEELLRIVREEGVAALIATHNDALAARMDRILTLRDGVVVPV, from the coding sequence ATGAGTGAGACCATTCTCCGCCTTCATGGCATCGTGCGTCGTTTCCATTCGGGCGATGAGATGCTGACCATTCTCAATGGGGCCGACCTCTCGCTGCGCCCGGGAGAGATCGTGGCACTTGTCGCGCCGAGTGGGACGGGTAAGTCCACGCTGCTGCATCTTGCCGGATTGCTGGAAGCCCCTCAGGAAGGCGAGGTATTGATCGACGGCAACGCGACGAAGCACCTTTCGGACACGGGAAGGACGGCGTTGCGGCGCGACAGGATCGGTTTCGTTTATCAGTTCCATCATCTGCTGGCGGAATTTACGGCGCGCGAGAACGTGGTGCTGCCACAGCTGATCGCCGGGGTCAGTCGAAAAGACGCCGAGGCTCGGGCGGACGATCTTCTCAAGCGTTTCGGGCTCGGGCACCGCCTGCATGCCTTGCCGGGCAAGTTGTCCGGCGGCGAGCAGCAGCGCACGGCCATTGCCCGTGCCCTGGCGAACCGTCCGCGCTTGCTGTTGGCCGATGAGCCAACGGGCAATCTCGATATCCATACATCCGACATCGTATTCGAGGAGTTGCTGCGCATCGTGCGTGAAGAGGGTGTTGCCGCGCTGATCGCAACCCATAACGATGCTCTTGCGGCACGTATGGACAGGATACTGACGCTGCGCGACGGTGTCGTCGTGCCCGTCTAG
- the coaBC gene encoding bifunctional phosphopantothenoylcysteine decarboxylase/phosphopantothenate--cysteine ligase CoaBC, whose product MHAGSRVLLIIGGGIAAYKCLELIRNLRGRHIAVTCVMTDAAKHFVTPLAVQTLAGEPVHDTLFSPTAESEIGHIALSRSADLVVVCPASANLLARMRAGIADDLATTLLLATDTPVLVAPAMNVRMWTHPATQDNVAVLRQRGIQFVGPVDGDMACGEFGPGRLTEPDEIATRIAMLLAAPRSADRPLIGRKALVTAGPTHEPIDPVRFIANRSSGKQGYAIAAALHDMGADVTLVSGPTTLPTPAGVQRIDVETAREMLAACRRALPVDIAVCVAAVGDWRPTAPSTVKLKKTPVTPRALELIENPDILAEISRPGPERPQLVVGFAAETDAHLADAVHKRQRKGCDWLVANDVSPGADIFGSAENQVSLVSEAGVDPWPRMPKNAVAARLATLIARHLVGDG is encoded by the coding sequence ATGCACGCCGGCTCCCGTGTTCTGCTTATCATCGGCGGCGGCATCGCCGCCTATAAATGTCTGGAATTAATCCGCAATCTGCGCGGCCGCCATATCGCCGTCACCTGCGTGATGACGGACGCGGCCAAGCATTTCGTAACGCCGCTCGCCGTGCAGACATTGGCTGGTGAGCCGGTCCACGACACCCTGTTCTCACCAACTGCCGAAAGCGAGATCGGGCATATCGCCCTGTCCAGAAGTGCCGATCTGGTCGTCGTCTGTCCGGCCTCCGCCAATCTCCTGGCCCGGATGCGCGCGGGTATCGCCGACGATCTCGCGACGACGCTTCTGCTCGCTACCGATACGCCTGTCCTCGTGGCGCCTGCCATGAACGTCCGTATGTGGACGCATCCCGCCACTCAGGACAACGTCGCCGTTCTCCGACAACGCGGCATCCAGTTCGTCGGGCCGGTCGACGGCGACATGGCTTGCGGAGAGTTCGGCCCTGGAAGACTGACCGAACCGGACGAAATCGCAACGCGCATCGCCATGCTTCTTGCCGCGCCCCGCTCGGCGGATCGGCCGCTTATCGGAAGAAAGGCGCTGGTGACGGCAGGCCCGACACACGAACCGATCGACCCGGTACGCTTCATCGCGAATCGCTCTTCCGGGAAGCAAGGTTACGCCATCGCTGCGGCCCTGCATGACATGGGTGCCGACGTCACCCTCGTCAGTGGTCCGACGACCCTGCCAACCCCAGCAGGCGTTCAGCGTATCGATGTCGAGACGGCACGGGAAATGCTTGCTGCCTGCCGGAGAGCCTTGCCTGTCGACATTGCCGTATGCGTGGCGGCCGTGGGCGATTGGCGTCCCACAGCTCCCAGCACGGTCAAACTCAAAAAGACACCTGTCACCCCTCGGGCACTCGAACTCATCGAGAACCCCGATATCCTGGCGGAGATATCCCGACCTGGCCCCGAACGGCCCCAACTGGTCGTCGGATTTGCTGCGGAAACCGATGCACATCTGGCAGATGCCGTCCATAAACGGCAGAGAAAAGGCTGTGACTGGCTTGTCGCCAATGACGTAAGTCCGGGCGCCGATATATTCGGGAGTGCGGAAAATCAGGTTTCGCTGGTGTCCGAAGCAGGCGTGGATCCATGGCCGAGAATGCCTAAAAATGCCGTCGCGGCGAGACTGGCGACATTGATCGCCAGGCATCTCGTCGGCGATGGGTGA
- a CDS encoding ABC transporter permease subunit: protein MASSASARRSDWLFGAILFIALLWLATGWHRDMPTPVARQTIGIDLRECLLSALATMGRMLTALAIGFSASISCGIVMAKSRLGRAILSPLMRILAMTPPLALMAVLLAITSDIAPNSANVAVIAATAAPFAWRASFALVEACGRLPSTFDAAARSLGLTTWQRLWRVEIPFAVPQLFSDFFLALPAAWIVLIAGEMFLPGASSHSTGIGVIAGLAARHGHIGLLLTVALLMALCVVVTDQFFRQPTLAWSMRYRHTGKTTTGDPWMLALWRRYRPLRIVSQHIKRAIVSFGTFRWGTRPRRNEPERHSTMPAAQITLSAIALGGALVLLHTVVTHHGAPDLRDMALATENEVFTLLRIALVLSFASLIAVPTGIWIAMKPRREHLFVPLVRFFRIFPANILYPLAGWLILSFAPLQAEFRALMLLFIGGAARLILHVIKGMTSLPVDLLRAARNLNLRGTLLWRRLLIPGLAGDIAAGCAVASFWCWNAAIVVELIPWRGTSLRVPGLGTFIGQGIQRGDGTQVILGAAVMTITVAAARHLLWEPLRAQITKRLNFTNPSP from the coding sequence ATGGCGTCATCCGCTTCTGCACGCCGGTCGGACTGGCTTTTCGGCGCGATCCTCTTCATTGCGCTGCTCTGGCTTGCGACCGGATGGCATCGGGATATGCCGACACCCGTCGCCCGGCAAACGATTGGCATCGATCTGCGTGAGTGCCTCTTGAGCGCACTTGCCACCATGGGACGCATGCTGACGGCCCTGGCAATCGGGTTTTCCGCCTCGATCTCATGCGGCATCGTCATGGCCAAAAGTCGTCTTGGTCGCGCGATACTCTCGCCCCTCATGCGCATTCTGGCCATGACACCGCCACTGGCACTCATGGCCGTCCTTCTTGCCATCACCTCCGATATTGCTCCAAACAGCGCCAACGTGGCGGTTATCGCTGCCACGGCCGCTCCTTTTGCATGGCGCGCAAGCTTCGCACTGGTCGAGGCCTGCGGCCGACTGCCATCGACATTCGACGCCGCAGCCAGAAGCCTTGGCCTCACGACATGGCAGAGACTCTGGCGCGTCGAGATTCCCTTCGCTGTGCCTCAGTTGTTCTCGGATTTCTTCCTGGCGCTACCGGCCGCATGGATCGTACTGATCGCCGGGGAAATGTTTCTGCCAGGCGCATCGTCCCATTCAACTGGCATCGGCGTCATCGCGGGCCTGGCTGCACGCCATGGCCATATCGGTCTCCTGCTGACCGTGGCCTTGCTGATGGCGCTTTGTGTCGTCGTTACGGATCAGTTTTTCCGTCAGCCAACTCTCGCCTGGTCAATGCGATATCGGCATACCGGAAAGACGACCACAGGTGACCCCTGGATGCTCGCGCTTTGGCGGCGTTATCGTCCGCTTCGGATTGTATCCCAGCATATCAAGCGTGCCATCGTTTCGTTCGGGACGTTTCGCTGGGGCACGCGGCCGAGGCGCAATGAGCCGGAACGTCATTCGACCATGCCCGCAGCGCAGATTACATTATCAGCAATTGCGCTGGGTGGCGCACTGGTCCTTTTACATACTGTCGTCACGCATCATGGCGCACCTGACCTTCGGGACATGGCTTTGGCGACAGAAAATGAGGTTTTCACGCTGCTGCGGATCGCCCTGGTCTTGAGCTTCGCATCACTGATCGCCGTGCCGACAGGCATCTGGATCGCCATGAAGCCCCGGCGGGAACACCTTTTCGTCCCCCTCGTGCGTTTCTTCCGCATATTCCCGGCCAATATTCTATATCCGCTTGCAGGATGGCTGATTCTTTCCTTTGCACCATTACAAGCGGAATTCCGCGCCTTGATGCTACTGTTTATCGGGGGCGCCGCACGCCTCATCCTCCACGTTATCAAGGGCATGACCTCCCTACCCGTCGACCTTCTGCGCGCGGCACGTAATCTGAACCTGCGCGGAACACTTCTCTGGCGACGCCTCCTGATCCCCGGATTGGCTGGTGACATTGCCGCCGGTTGCGCGGTAGCCTCTTTCTGGTGCTGGAATGCCGCTATCGTCGTGGAACTGATCCCATGGCGAGGAACGTCGCTCCGTGTTCCGGGGCTAGGCACATTCATCGGTCAGGGAATACAACGCGGCGACGGCACGCAGGTCATCCTTGGAGCCGCCGTCATGACAATTACCGTCGCAGCCGCGCGTCACTTGTTGTGGGAGCCTCTGCGCGCGCAGATTACCAAGCGGCTCAACTTCACGAATCCTTCGCCCTGA
- a CDS encoding CBS domain-containing protein, whose product MRVVEVMSRHVVTTTPASPILSAISDMLAHHVSGLPVVNDHGILVGMVTESDFLERAELGAGGVPNSLWARFEHGRNAMAFVQLNGRLVQDVMTENVLSVGIDADLQEAVAIMREHGVKRVPVLQDGQLCGIVSRRDLMCVVRDSLQHGVPPLADDEIVRRLQALCRTTRWAPHDIDARAQAGKVSLSGVVRDEADISALRVMAQNLPGVKAVDTGGLFLLSPGTGYSRPEDLD is encoded by the coding sequence ATGCGTGTCGTCGAAGTGATGTCTCGTCATGTTGTCACGACGACACCCGCGTCCCCGATCCTCTCGGCAATCTCCGACATGCTTGCCCATCATGTGAGTGGCCTGCCCGTCGTGAACGACCATGGCATTCTGGTCGGCATGGTGACGGAAAGCGACTTCCTCGAGCGGGCCGAACTGGGCGCCGGGGGTGTTCCGAATTCGTTATGGGCGCGTTTCGAGCATGGACGGAATGCCATGGCGTTCGTGCAGTTGAACGGGCGGCTCGTTCAGGATGTGATGACGGAAAATGTTCTGTCGGTCGGGATCGACGCCGATTTGCAGGAAGCGGTGGCGATCATGCGCGAGCATGGTGTCAAACGTGTTCCAGTGCTTCAGGACGGGCAACTTTGCGGCATCGTGAGCCGACGCGATCTTATGTGCGTTGTGAGGGACAGTTTGCAGCATGGCGTGCCGCCGCTGGCCGACGATGAGATTGTCCGGCGATTGCAGGCATTATGCCGGACGACCCGCTGGGCGCCGCACGATATCGATGCGCGTGCCCAAGCTGGCAAAGTCAGCCTGTCCGGCGTTGTGCGCGATGAAGCGGATATATCGGCATTGCGCGTCATGGCGCAGAATCTGCCGGGGGTGAAAGCCGTGGACACCGGCGGTCTTTTTCTTCTCTCGCCCGGGACGGGATATTCGCGCCCCGAGGACCTCGACTAG
- the proS gene encoding proline--tRNA ligase, producing the protein MRLSRAFLPTLKEVPAEAQIASHRLMLRAGLIRQTSAGIYAWLPAGLRVLRNIERIVREEQNAVGAQEVLMPTIQSAEPWRQSGRYDAYGPEMLRLRDRQDRELLYGPTNEEVITDIFGQSAKSYRELPQMLYQVQWKFRDELRPRFGVMRGREFLMKDAYSFDATYEAAVASYRRMMLAYLRTFQRLGVRAVPMVADTGPIGGNLSHEFLILAPTGESGVFYDAALEEQDWLAQDVDIEDDRSLETFFNQVTQSYAATDEMHDAQAWEKVPEAQRREGRGIEVGHIFYFGTKYTESMGVSVTGADGAPFHPQMGSYGIGVSRLVGAIIEASHDDAGVIWPDSVAPFRAAILNLKPGDADTDAICEQLHAADPEAFLYDDRSERAGVKFNDADLMGHPWQLIVGPRAAKEGKVEVKRRATNERFELSVAEALAKVQTA; encoded by the coding sequence ATGCGCTTGTCACGCGCCTTTCTACCGACGCTCAAGGAAGTTCCTGCCGAGGCCCAGATCGCCTCGCATCGTCTGATGTTGCGGGCAGGCCTGATCCGTCAGACCTCTGCCGGAATCTATGCCTGGCTTCCCGCCGGTCTGCGGGTTCTGCGCAACATCGAGCGTATCGTTCGTGAAGAGCAGAATGCTGTTGGCGCTCAGGAAGTCCTGATGCCGACCATCCAGTCGGCGGAGCCGTGGCGGCAGTCGGGTCGATATGACGCGTATGGCCCGGAAATGCTGCGCTTGCGGGATCGTCAGGATCGCGAGCTGCTCTATGGTCCGACGAACGAGGAGGTGATTACCGATATCTTCGGGCAATCCGCGAAGTCCTATCGTGAATTGCCGCAGATGCTGTATCAGGTTCAGTGGAAGTTCCGTGATGAGTTGCGTCCACGTTTTGGCGTGATGCGTGGCCGGGAATTCCTGATGAAAGATGCCTATTCGTTCGATGCGACCTATGAGGCAGCAGTTGCATCCTATCGCCGTATGATGCTGGCCTATCTTCGGACGTTCCAGCGTCTGGGCGTTCGTGCGGTGCCCATGGTCGCGGATACGGGACCGATTGGTGGCAATCTCAGCCATGAGTTCCTGATCCTTGCACCGACTGGCGAAAGCGGCGTGTTCTATGACGCGGCGCTGGAAGAGCAGGACTGGCTGGCGCAGGATGTGGACATCGAAGACGATCGCAGCCTGGAGACATTTTTCAATCAGGTCACACAGTCCTATGCGGCGACGGATGAAATGCACGATGCGCAGGCCTGGGAAAAGGTTCCGGAAGCGCAGCGCCGCGAGGGACGCGGTATCGAAGTCGGGCACATCTTCTATTTCGGGACCAAATATACCGAATCGATGGGTGTTTCCGTGACGGGGGCCGATGGTGCGCCGTTTCATCCTCAGATGGGTTCCTATGGTATCGGCGTGTCCCGTCTGGTGGGCGCGATCATCGAGGCCAGTCACGATGATGCGGGCGTGATCTGGCCCGATAGCGTCGCACCCTTCAGGGCTGCAATCCTGAACCTCAAGCCCGGTGATGCCGATACGGATGCGATCTGTGAGCAGCTTCATGCTGCCGATCCCGAAGCGTTCCTCTACGATGACCGATCCGAACGTGCCGGCGTCAAGTTTAACGATGCGGATCTGATGGGCCACCCGTGGCAACTGATCGTCGGGCCGCGTGCGGCAAAGGAGGGCAAGGTGGAGGTCAAACGTCGCGCGACGAATGAGCGCTTTGAACTCTCCGTTGCCGAGGCGTTGGCGAAGGTTCAGACAGCCTGA
- the dut gene encoding dUTP diphosphatase — protein MTHPTIPVQVVRLPQAEDLALPHYASAGAAGLDLQAAITEPVELQPGARALVPTGLKVGLPRGYELQIRPRSGLALRHGITLPNAPGTIDEDYRGEIGVIVMNAGSEPFILVRGMRIAQAVLAPVVRLSWEEVDTLDETARGTAGFGSTGFVAVPVDPA, from the coding sequence ATGACGCACCCGACCATTCCCGTTCAGGTCGTTCGGCTCCCGCAGGCCGAGGATCTGGCCCTGCCTCATTATGCCAGCGCGGGCGCCGCGGGACTTGATCTGCAAGCCGCGATTACCGAACCCGTCGAGTTGCAGCCCGGCGCCCGCGCACTCGTCCCGACGGGATTGAAAGTCGGCTTGCCGCGCGGCTACGAATTGCAAATCCGCCCTCGATCCGGATTGGCCTTGCGTCATGGCATCACCCTGCCGAACGCGCCGGGCACGATAGACGAGGATTACCGTGGGGAAATTGGCGTCATTGTCATGAATGCCGGCAGCGAACCCTTCATCCTGGTGCGCGGCATGCGTATCGCACAGGCTGTTCTTGCACCGGTCGTCCGTCTGTCGTGGGAGGAAGTAGACACATTGGATGAAACCGCGCGTGGCACCGCAGGCTTTGGGAGTACCGGGTTTGTCGCCGTCCCCGTCGACCCTGCCTGA
- a CDS encoding ABC transporter ATP-binding protein, with the protein MNETAPLLSIQACRQTYPKESATDFAVLEDVNFDLGPGEIVGLVGRAGSGKSTMLRIASGLLAPSEGRIFWKDAPLTAPTPEIGLVFQNFALFPWLTAKQNVSLGLEAKRLPRAEREQLSDDIIDLLGLGGYDNAYPKELSGAMQQRVGLARALVMKPDLLLMDEPFSELDVLTAENLRTDLIELWSEKRLPIRSMMIATHNVEEAVLMCDRILLFSSNPGRISHELQVPFDHPRNRDDETFRLFVDHIYTLMTRRAPLVSEADEETGSTSAPSPMSIVLPALSINVLVGLMETLSAAPLNGRADLPLLAERLQMALDDLFPLGESLQLLTLAELEDGDILLTDDGLRFVQSEQDERKEIMRAALLHSIPLIRNIRAVLDERPNHIVGAERFRQELETCMSPGYAQQTLQTAINWSRYAELFDFDEEADQFSLDDESLG; encoded by the coding sequence ATGAATGAAACCGCCCCCCTGCTGTCGATCCAGGCCTGTCGGCAAACCTATCCCAAGGAAAGCGCGACGGATTTCGCGGTCCTTGAGGACGTCAATTTCGATCTGGGACCGGGTGAGATCGTCGGGCTTGTCGGCCGTGCGGGCTCCGGCAAGTCGACGATGCTGCGTATCGCATCCGGCCTCCTCGCGCCGAGCGAGGGTAGGATTTTCTGGAAAGACGCGCCATTGACGGCACCAACCCCGGAAATCGGACTGGTATTCCAGAACTTCGCGCTGTTTCCGTGGCTCACCGCCAAGCAGAACGTCTCATTGGGGCTGGAAGCCAAACGTCTGCCTCGCGCCGAGCGCGAGCAGTTGAGCGATGATATTATCGATCTCCTCGGCCTGGGCGGCTACGATAACGCTTATCCGAAGGAGCTGTCCGGCGCGATGCAGCAGCGTGTGGGACTGGCCCGTGCACTGGTCATGAAGCCGGACCTGCTCCTGATGGACGAGCCGTTTTCGGAACTCGACGTGCTGACGGCGGAAAACCTTCGGACCGACCTCATCGAACTCTGGTCCGAGAAACGCCTGCCGATCCGCTCCATGATGATCGCCACCCATAATGTGGAAGAGGCCGTGCTCATGTGCGACCGAATCCTGCTCTTCTCGTCCAATCCCGGTCGCATTTCTCACGAGTTGCAAGTCCCGTTCGATCACCCGCGCAATCGCGATGACGAGACATTCCGCCTGTTCGTGGATCACATCTATACCTTGATGACCCGCCGGGCTCCGCTCGTTTCGGAAGCGGACGAGGAAACCGGCTCGACATCCGCGCCATCTCCTATGTCGATCGTGCTGCCGGCTCTATCGATCAATGTTCTTGTCGGACTGATGGAGACGCTGTCAGCCGCACCGCTCAACGGGCGCGCGGATCTGCCACTTCTGGCAGAGCGCCTCCAGATGGCGCTCGACGATCTGTTTCCGTTGGGCGAATCGCTTCAGCTTCTTACACTTGCGGAATTGGAAGACGGCGACATCCTGTTGACGGATGACGGTCTGCGCTTCGTCCAGTCCGAACAGGACGAACGCAAGGAGATCATGCGCGCGGCACTCCTGCATTCAATCCCGCTTATTCGAAATATCCGCGCGGTTCTGGACGAACGCCCGAACCACATCGTCGGCGCGGAACGCTTCCGTCAGGAACTCGAAACCTGCATGTCGCCAGGCTACGCACAACAGACGCTTCAGACGGCCATCAACTGGTCACGTTATGCTGAATTGTTCGATTTCGACGAGGAAGCCGACCAGTTCAGCCTCGACGACGAGAGTCTCGGCTAG
- a CDS encoding lipoprotein-releasing ABC transporter permease subunit, translating into MFGRFERMVAGRYLRARRGERFVSIIAIFSLIGIALGVATLIIVMAVMNGFKADLMSRILGLNGDLTIFGAGQTISSYQDNVAAIRQVPGVTRVTPMAEGTVLISAGSFSTGGVVRGITPDGLKDLHALSDNIDAGSLAAFQGDDAVAIGSTMAMHAGLSVGDKITLLSPNGKATPFGTMPRIKAYRVALIFNAGVNDYDSSVVLMPLAAAQRFLMLPDAVSLIQVSTTDALTVRPVTRAIAERLDDPRLRVMDWTQSNNAFLGAVTVEQNVMFLILTLIILVAAFNVISSLIMMVKDKTGDIAVLRTIGASRGAVMRIFLMCGAFVGVTGTVLGTGLGIVFCLNIERIRQALQHLTGTNLFDPTVYYLERLPAKLVWSQVIEVMSMALLLSLLATLYPSWRAARTDPIEALRHE; encoded by the coding sequence ATGTTCGGCCGGTTCGAGCGCATGGTGGCCGGGCGCTATCTGCGTGCCCGGCGTGGCGAGCGCTTTGTCTCGATCATCGCGATTTTCTCGTTGATCGGGATCGCGCTTGGCGTTGCCACGCTCATCATCGTCATGGCCGTGATGAACGGCTTCAAGGCCGACCTCATGAGTCGCATTCTTGGCCTGAATGGCGATCTGACCATCTTCGGCGCCGGACAGACGATCTCCAGTTATCAGGACAATGTCGCGGCGATACGACAGGTGCCGGGCGTGACGCGCGTGACGCCGATGGCGGAAGGTACCGTCCTGATCAGCGCAGGCAGCTTCTCCACCGGTGGCGTGGTCCGAGGCATTACGCCGGATGGCCTGAAGGACCTTCATGCGCTGAGCGACAATATCGATGCCGGTTCGCTCGCGGCATTTCAGGGTGATGACGCGGTGGCGATCGGTTCGACCATGGCCATGCATGCCGGTCTTTCCGTGGGTGACAAGATCACGTTGTTGTCGCCGAACGGCAAGGCGACCCCCTTCGGGACCATGCCGCGGATCAAGGCCTACCGTGTGGCACTGATCTTCAATGCCGGCGTCAACGATTATGACAGCAGCGTGGTGCTGATGCCTTTGGCGGCCGCGCAACGTTTTTTGATGCTGCCCGATGCGGTCTCCCTTATCCAGGTTTCGACGACCGATGCCCTGACGGTCCGTCCGGTCACGCGGGCAATCGCCGAGCGGTTGGACGATCCCCGCCTGCGCGTCATGGACTGGACGCAGAGCAACAACGCTTTTCTGGGCGCGGTGACCGTTGAACAGAACGTCATGTTCCTGATCCTGACGTTGATCATCCTTGTGGCGGCGTTCAACGTGATCTCGTCCCTGATTATGATGGTGAAGGACAAGACGGGTGATATCGCCGTGCTGCGCACCATTGGTGCCAGCCGTGGCGCCGTCATGCGCATCTTTCTGATGTGCGGTGCCTTTGTCGGGGTGACAGGCACGGTTCTGGGGACCGGGCTGGGAATCGTTTTCTGTCTCAACATCGAGCGGATCCGGCAGGCGCTTCAGCATCTGACCGGAACCAACCTTTTCGATCCGACAGTTTATTATCTCGAGCGTCTGCCGGCGAAGCTTGTCTGGTCACAGGTGATCGAGGTCATGTCGATGGCGTTGCTGCTTTCGCTTCTGGCGACGCTCTACCCATCCTGGCGGGCGGCGCGCACTGATCCGATCGAGGCGTTGCGTCATGAGTGA